The following proteins are encoded in a genomic region of [Eubacterium] hominis:
- a CDS encoding acyltransferase family protein, which yields MDNTICVNSKRLIWLDQLKAISMYLVILGHSLLKFKKHLMFKVIYSFHMPLFFIISGFTFNPNKYERISECIKDKIIKLVYPYIMLNILVLPLWYINKITGMVPHDSFIKVLIGIFYSNASVVRAPSNATWFLMTMFLTQIIYYTLYHYLKDDKSVFIMSCVMCLTGLIAPLGKEEFDAPLHLDVALVAQFYYGSGYILRKNFRYFQKCLANKTFLKILAIVIIASFFCLINKQVDLSNELYRNFTYTLITSLSFSFVLIYVVFRSGLHFKALSYIGKNTLIILALHIPLLRILQAFFPLFQKNQVYAVLASIIIFIIMIPIIWFINKFLKFIIKMPMFLKKIIIKD from the coding sequence ATGGATAATACGATTTGTGTTAATTCAAAAAGATTAATTTGGCTAGATCAGTTAAAAGCTATTTCTATGTATTTAGTCATTTTAGGGCATTCTTTACTAAAATTTAAAAAACATTTAATGTTTAAAGTAATATATTCATTTCATATGCCATTATTTTTTATCATCTCTGGCTTTACTTTTAATCCAAATAAATATGAACGGATATCAGAATGTATAAAGGATAAAATTATAAAATTAGTTTATCCCTATATAATGTTGAATATTTTGGTTTTACCTTTGTGGTATATTAATAAAATAACTGGAATGGTTCCACATGATTCATTTATAAAAGTTTTAATTGGTATTTTCTATTCCAATGCTAGTGTTGTAAGAGCTCCATCTAATGCAACTTGGTTTTTAATGACTATGTTTTTGACACAAATTATTTATTATACTTTATATCATTATTTAAAGGACGATAAATCTGTATTTATAATGTCATGCGTTATGTGCTTGACTGGTTTAATTGCACCTTTAGGAAAAGAAGAATTTGATGCTCCATTACATCTTGATGTAGCTTTAGTAGCTCAGTTTTATTATGGTAGTGGCTATATACTAAGGAAAAATTTTAGATACTTTCAAAAATGTTTAGCTAATAAAACCTTTTTGAAAATTCTTGCAATTGTTATCATAGCTTCGTTTTTTTGCTTAATAAATAAACAAGTGGATTTATCTAATGAATTATATAGGAATTTTACGTATACTTTAATTACATCTTTATCTTTTTCGTTTGTTCTAATTTATGTTGTTTTCAGAAGTGGTTTGCATTTTAAGGCTTTATCATATATTGGGAAAAATACGTTAATTATTTTGGCATTACACATTCCTTTATTACGCATTTTACAAGCGTTTTTTCCTTTGTTTCAAAAAAATCAAGTCTATGCAGTATTAGCTTCAATAATTATATTTATAATCATGATACCTATTATCTGGTTTATAAATAAATTTTTGAAATTTATAATAAAAATGCCAATGTTTTTAAAGAAAATAATTATAAAGGATTAA
- a CDS encoding ABC transporter ATP-binding protein — MSKNMYESSQYAVELKNVSKIYKLQKKDGQKSNDHESFYALKDISMKIQRGDVVGILGTNGSGKSTLSVILAGISDIDGGEMTINGEQALISINTGLNQQLTGLENINVKGALMGLSKKRIQEITDDVIEFAELGDFLYQPVKKYSSGMKSRLGFSISLALDPDIFIVDEALSVGDKGFAQKCMNRMKKLRDEEGKTIFFISHALPQVREFCKTGMWIEGGKLVEIGNIDEVCDHYSEYVDKYNALSDKEKKKKLEEKFEQRVIHDVKLGFFDRLFSKK; from the coding sequence ATGTCAAAAAATATGTATGAGAGTAGTCAATATGCTGTGGAATTAAAAAATGTTTCTAAAATATATAAATTACAAAAAAAAGATGGTCAAAAAAGTAATGATCATGAAAGCTTTTATGCTCTGAAGGATATAAGTATGAAAATTCAACGAGGCGATGTTGTCGGGATTTTAGGAACAAATGGTTCTGGAAAATCTACTTTGTCCGTAATATTGGCAGGCATTTCTGATATTGATGGTGGAGAAATGACTATTAATGGGGAACAAGCGCTAATATCTATCAATACAGGCTTAAATCAGCAACTTACAGGGTTAGAAAATATTAATGTTAAAGGTGCTTTAATGGGACTTTCTAAAAAAAGAATTCAAGAAATAACAGATGATGTAATTGAATTTGCAGAATTAGGCGATTTTCTTTATCAACCAGTAAAAAAATATTCAAGTGGAATGAAATCTAGACTTGGATTTTCTATATCTTTGGCATTAGATCCAGATATATTTATTGTAGATGAAGCATTATCAGTTGGTGATAAAGGGTTTGCTCAAAAATGTATGAACCGTATGAAAAAATTACGTGATGAGGAAGGTAAAACAATATTCTTTATATCTCATGCATTACCACAAGTAAGAGAATTTTGTAAAACAGGAATGTGGATTGAGGGTGGAAAATTGGTTGAAATTGGGAATATTGATGAGGTTTGCGACCATTATTCTGAATATGTGGATAAATATAATGCTTTAAGTGATAAAGAAAAGAAAAAAAAGCTTGAAGAAAAATTTGAACAACGTGTTATACATGATGTTAAACTAGGTTTTTTTGATAGACTATTTTCAAAGAAATAA
- a CDS encoding ABC transporter permease, giving the protein MFKSIQYVLKENFTNLYRIFCIAKYELLADMRDSKFGLFWNFASPAIQVLTYWLIFGIAWHKKPIGKVEYLPWLVIGYAAWWFIQPCIQNGCSAVFSKTSVITKMKFPVSVLPATICAKEFFNHLCMLAIAIVTLLICGYYPNFYWLGMIYYAICAFAFVEAVSLILSVLTMLWRDVRKLITSLMRMLMYFSPVIWDCHFDAKVPFHNLLNSLMKLNPVYYIVNGYRDSVFYDKSILAHPAQGLYFWCVVLVLFGIGCMLMYKFKRKFIDLI; this is encoded by the coding sequence ATGTTTAAGAGTATTCAATATGTTTTAAAAGAAAATTTTACAAATCTATACCGTATATTCTGTATAGCAAAATACGAATTACTTGCAGATATGCGAGATTCTAAATTTGGTTTATTTTGGAATTTTGCATCTCCAGCTATTCAAGTTCTAACTTATTGGCTGATTTTTGGAATTGCATGGCATAAAAAACCAATTGGGAAAGTTGAATATCTACCTTGGTTAGTTATTGGTTATGCAGCATGGTGGTTTATACAACCCTGTATTCAAAATGGTTGTAGCGCTGTATTTTCTAAAACAAGCGTTATTACTAAAATGAAGTTTCCAGTAAGTGTTTTACCTGCGACAATATGTGCGAAAGAATTTTTTAATCATTTATGTATGTTAGCAATTGCTATTGTAACATTGTTGATATGCGGATATTATCCTAATTTTTATTGGTTAGGAATGATATATTATGCTATTTGTGCATTTGCTTTTGTAGAAGCAGTATCTTTGATCTTATCAGTATTGACTATGTTGTGGAGAGATGTAAGAAAACTAATAACATCATTAATGCGAATGTTAATGTATTTTTCTCCCGTTATATGGGATTGCCATTTTGATGCTAAAGTACCTTTTCATAATCTTTTAAATTCTTTAATGAAATTAAATCCAGTATATTATATAGTGAATGGATATCGTGATTCAGTATTTTATGATAAATCAATCTTAGCACATCCTGCTCAAGGTTTATATTTTTGGTGTGTAGTATTAGTGCTTTTTGGTATAGGATGTATGCTAATGTATAAGTTTAAACGCAAATTTATTGATTTAATTTAA
- a CDS encoding EamA family transporter gives MVEMKKYLSKGPVVLLLAAICCFLWGSATPSIKTGYALLQINAQDTPSILLFAGIRFMLAGVMVLLLQMILTKRCIQFKRGSGKRIAILALFQTIGQYFFFYVGLAHTSGVKGAIITGMNVFLAILVSSFIFHFEKLSKRKMIGCCLGFAGIVIINITPGAQLDASFSIMGEGFVLLAQVAYALSSGFIKKFGNEDDPVMLSGGQFFVGGIVLAGIGFVMGGQICFGNLSSYLITLYLAFISAVAYTLWGILLKYNPVSKVSIYGFMNPLFGVLLSAIILQEGSQAFSLQGIMALLLVVIGIMVVNLKGKNQKYQKN, from the coding sequence ATGGTAGAAATGAAGAAATATTTAAGTAAAGGTCCAGTTGTTTTGTTGTTGGCAGCGATTTGTTGCTTTTTATGGGGAAGTGCAACACCATCTATCAAGACTGGTTATGCATTACTACAGATTAATGCACAAGATACACCATCAATTCTATTGTTTGCTGGTATTCGTTTTATGCTGGCTGGTGTAATGGTATTACTACTACAGATGATACTAACAAAAAGATGTATTCAGTTTAAAAGAGGAAGTGGGAAAAGAATTGCTATTTTAGCATTATTCCAAACAATTGGGCAATACTTTTTCTTCTATGTAGGACTTGCACATACAAGTGGAGTAAAAGGTGCAATAATTACAGGGATGAATGTTTTTTTAGCGATTTTAGTTTCCAGTTTTATTTTCCATTTTGAAAAATTAAGTAAAAGAAAAATGATAGGATGTTGTTTAGGATTTGCTGGAATTGTTATTATCAATATAACTCCTGGTGCTCAATTAGATGCTTCTTTTTCGATTATGGGAGAAGGCTTTGTATTATTGGCACAGGTTGCTTATGCTTTATCTAGTGGTTTTATTAAGAAATTTGGAAATGAAGATGATCCTGTCATGTTGAGTGGAGGTCAATTTTTTGTTGGAGGAATCGTACTTGCTGGAATTGGATTTGTGATGGGTGGACAAATCTGTTTTGGTAATTTATCTTCTTATCTAATTACATTATATCTGGCTTTTATATCAGCTGTAGCCTATACATTATGGGGTATTCTGTTGAAGTATAATCCTGTAAGTAAAGTAAGTATCTATGGTTTTATGAACCCATTATTTGGTGTTTTGTTATCTGCAATTATTCTGCAGGAAGGCTCACAGGCTTTTAGTTTGCAAGGAATTATGGCTTTATTACTTGTTGTAATAGGGATCATGGTGGTAAATTTGAAAGGAAAAAATCAGAAATATCAGAAAAATTAA
- a CDS encoding glycosyltransferase family 2 protein has product MIEISVCMIIKNEEDVLARCLNCVKQFADEMIIVDTGSDDQSRKIAETYTDKVFDFVWCDDFSKARNFAFEKATKDFRMWLDADDVILDEDIQKIKDLKQRLTLDVDIVLMKYHTAFDQDENPIFTYYRERLINANSHLKWQGVIHEVIPLIGKLQYEDIAITHRKEHVADPDRNIKIFEGLIQKGVSFSPREQFYYARELYYHQRYAEAIDQFQAFLNGKQGWIENNIDACEMMGYCCYYVNREEDALRCYFESFLYDVPRAELCCDIGQHLFDRGQWMQAMYWFEAAIHCQMNLESGGFVRRECYDEFPNERIAICKEMLNIK; this is encoded by the coding sequence ATGATAGAAATCAGTGTCTGTATGATTATAAAAAATGAAGAGGATGTTCTGGCACGCTGCTTAAACTGTGTAAAACAATTCGCAGATGAAATGATTATTGTTGATACAGGAAGTGATGATCAAAGTCGTAAGATTGCGGAAACATATACGGATAAGGTATTTGATTTTGTATGGTGCGATGATTTTAGTAAGGCAAGAAATTTCGCATTTGAAAAAGCAACAAAGGATTTCAGGATGTGGTTAGATGCGGATGATGTCATATTAGATGAGGATATACAAAAAATCAAAGATTTAAAACAACGTCTGACTTTAGATGTGGATATCGTATTGATGAAATATCATACCGCATTCGATCAAGACGAGAATCCTATATTCACGTATTATCGAGAGCGTTTGATCAATGCCAATAGTCATTTAAAGTGGCAGGGAGTGATTCATGAAGTGATTCCTTTGATAGGAAAATTGCAATATGAAGACATTGCAATTACACATCGCAAAGAACATGTGGCAGACCCTGATCGTAATATAAAAATATTTGAAGGGTTGATACAAAAAGGTGTTTCTTTCTCACCAAGAGAACAATTTTATTATGCAAGAGAATTATACTATCATCAAAGATATGCAGAAGCAATTGATCAATTCCAAGCCTTTTTAAATGGGAAACAAGGCTGGATTGAAAATAATATTGATGCCTGTGAGATGATGGGGTATTGCTGTTACTATGTGAATCGGGAAGAAGATGCCCTACGTTGTTATTTTGAAAGTTTTTTATATGATGTTCCACGTGCAGAACTATGTTGTGATATAGGTCAGCATTTGTTTGATCGAGGACAGTGGATGCAGGCAATGTACTGGTTTGAGGCAGCTATACATTGTCAGATGAATTTAGAAAGTGGAGGATTTGTGCGAAGGGAATGCTATGATGAATTTCCTAATGAAAGAATTGCGATTTGTAAAGAAATGCTTAATATAAAATGA
- a CDS encoding collagen-like protein, translating into MYQNRYEYDCGCEDCCDCGCNCDYDNDFNNDFNDDFQQNCTQSSCCVGPMGPRGPRGPQGPRGLQGQQGREGLQGPRGPQGVTGPQGTPGMQGIPGPTGPMGLQGPRGLTGATGAQGPQGVMGATGPAGESAVMPQFASGALYSYSGKEACSQAPVAFDVSNINYGLGVSNDFQSLIIHQPGTYVVQYGMLIGNAPCDGDSIALELNHSMLIEESRMPAICENTLVSGVCILTLNEGDELGLLADSQNCITLCCRNNTVNAYLVAYQINA; encoded by the coding sequence ATGTATCAGAATCGATATGAGTATGATTGCGGATGTGAGGATTGCTGTGATTGTGGCTGCAATTGTGATTATGACAATGATTTCAACAATGATTTTAATGATGATTTTCAACAGAATTGTACACAGTCATCCTGTTGTGTAGGCCCAATGGGTCCAAGAGGTCCACGTGGTCCGCAAGGTCCGCGTGGTTTACAAGGACAACAGGGTAGAGAAGGATTACAAGGCCCAAGAGGTCCACAAGGGGTAACAGGACCACAAGGCACACCTGGTATGCAGGGGATTCCTGGACCAACAGGCCCTATGGGGTTACAAGGCCCTAGGGGATTAACTGGAGCAACAGGTGCACAAGGACCACAAGGTGTCATGGGAGCAACAGGTCCTGCTGGAGAGTCTGCAGTTATGCCACAATTTGCCAGTGGAGCGTTATATTCCTATAGTGGAAAAGAAGCCTGTTCACAAGCACCAGTAGCTTTTGATGTCAGTAATATCAACTATGGATTAGGCGTATCAAATGATTTTCAAAGTTTAATCATTCATCAGCCAGGCACTTATGTGGTCCAATATGGTATGTTGATTGGAAATGCACCATGTGATGGAGATAGTATCGCATTGGAGTTAAATCATTCCATGTTGATAGAAGAAAGCAGAATGCCAGCAATATGTGAGAATACACTTGTCAGCGGGGTATGTATTCTTACATTAAATGAGGGGGATGAATTAGGTCTGCTTGCGGATAGTCAAAACTGTATCACATTATGCTGTCGCAATAATACCGTGAATGCCTATCTGGTGGCATATCAGATCAATGCATAA
- a CDS encoding patatin-like phospholipase family protein, producing MKKRIGLALSGGGMRAAVFHLGVLKALAKHKMLAQVSHISTVSGASICMGLIYGCNRNCWPNDDVFLTSVLPKIKAMITQKDIQWNAILRLIVEPYYWDKKVNLLANVMEKRWKVSGCLQDIFVYPKWTINTTAYETGKDFRMDTTQMGSLQSGYVVKPHFMLTHAMAASAGFPVFIGPYKLKTKDYHWIDDHANPIIPQDQILHLWDGGVYDNMGLDPLFHIDEHPGLSDDIDYLIISNASGNIEHQSRHMSFSIQNLKRLLDINMDQVESLKSRSVMNYFQMYHRGLYIKINAHVDEILDHCQLTQNQKDELLVSALNDQDVKKVADYKTTLTRVKPEDFDMIAKHGETLTECLLRCFA from the coding sequence ATGAAAAAGCGAATAGGATTGGCATTATCCGGTGGAGGCATGCGTGCAGCAGTATTTCATCTGGGTGTTTTAAAAGCCTTGGCGAAGCATAAGATGTTAGCTCAGGTATCCCATATTTCTACCGTATCAGGCGCAAGTATTTGTATGGGTTTGATTTATGGCTGTAATAGAAACTGTTGGCCAAATGATGATGTATTCTTAACTTCTGTATTGCCTAAAATTAAAGCGATGATTACACAAAAAGATATCCAATGGAATGCGATATTGCGTTTAATCGTAGAACCTTATTATTGGGATAAGAAAGTAAATCTGTTAGCGAATGTAATGGAAAAACGCTGGAAAGTAAGTGGCTGTCTACAAGATATTTTTGTCTATCCCAAATGGACAATCAATACTACCGCTTATGAAACAGGAAAGGATTTTCGTATGGATACCACACAGATGGGTTCTTTACAAAGTGGCTATGTCGTAAAGCCTCATTTTATGTTGACACATGCCATGGCAGCAAGTGCAGGTTTTCCTGTGTTCATTGGTCCATATAAATTAAAAACCAAAGATTACCACTGGATAGATGATCATGCAAATCCAATCATTCCACAAGACCAAATCTTACATTTATGGGATGGTGGGGTTTACGATAATATGGGCTTAGATCCCTTATTTCATATTGATGAACATCCAGGTCTTTCTGATGATATCGACTATTTGATTATAAGCAATGCCTCTGGCAATATTGAACATCAAAGCCGGCATATGAGTTTTTCTATCCAAAACTTAAAACGGTTATTAGATATCAATATGGATCAGGTAGAATCTTTAAAAAGCAGAAGTGTTATGAATTATTTTCAAATGTATCATCGAGGACTGTATATCAAAATCAATGCACATGTTGATGAAATATTAGATCATTGTCAATTAACACAAAATCAAAAAGATGAATTACTGGTATCTGCTTTAAATGATCAGGATGTAAAGAAAGTAGCTGATTATAAGACAACCTTAACAAGGGTAAAACCGGAGGATTTTGATATGATTGCGAAGCATGGGGAAACGTTGACAGAGTGTTTATTGCGCTGTTTTGCATAG
- a CDS encoding DUF2007 domain-containing protein, which yields MLTIFNRVVVYSTYTKENLERVKEILDKENIEYLVRTTKSEFGYDELGDAYQLYVHEKDVEEAQRFVTEVLFPKHE from the coding sequence ATGTTGACAATATTTAATAGAGTTGTGGTATATTCCACATATACCAAAGAAAATTTAGAGCGGGTAAAGGAAATATTAGATAAAGAGAATATTGAATATCTGGTACGTACGACGAAATCAGAATTTGGTTATGATGAGTTAGGCGATGCTTATCAATTGTATGTGCATGAAAAAGATGTTGAGGAAGCACAACGATTTGTCACAGAAGTATTATTTCCAAAGCATGAATGA
- a CDS encoding response regulator transcription factor, whose protein sequence is MYKIMIIEDNEKIRNELSDFLGKNGYETLAPDDFEHVMETIHQQKPDLLLLDLNLPVYDGHFICREVRKTSNLPIIIVTSRDSDMDELISMNLGADDFVTKPYNLQILLARLSRVLQRTYEHASSNILSIHDIALDVSKSTLTYQGKTIDLTKNEQRIMHCLFQNKNKIVSRNELMQHMWDCDLFVDDNTLTVNINRLRKKLEYLRLDDLIQTKRGMGYIIYED, encoded by the coding sequence ATGTATAAAATAATGATTATAGAGGATAATGAAAAAATAAGAAATGAATTAAGTGATTTTTTAGGTAAAAACGGTTATGAAACACTTGCGCCTGATGATTTTGAACATGTTATGGAAACAATCCATCAACAAAAACCTGATCTATTATTACTGGATTTAAATCTTCCAGTATATGATGGTCATTTTATCTGTCGTGAAGTACGTAAAACCAGCAATCTGCCAATAATTATCGTCACAAGCCGTGATTCTGATATGGATGAATTGATTTCCATGAATTTAGGTGCAGATGATTTTGTGACCAAGCCTTATAATCTGCAGATTCTGTTAGCAAGATTATCCCGCGTACTTCAAAGGACCTATGAACATGCCAGCAGCAACATCTTATCTATTCATGATATTGCTCTTGATGTTAGTAAAAGTACCCTTACCTATCAGGGAAAAACAATTGATTTAACCAAAAATGAGCAACGCATCATGCATTGTTTGTTTCAGAATAAAAATAAAATCGTATCCCGCAATGAGCTGATGCAGCATATGTGGGATTGTGACTTGTTTGTGGATGATAATACTTTAACTGTCAATATCAACCGTCTGCGTAAAAAGCTGGAATATCTTCGTTTAGATGATCTGATTCAGACAAAACGTGGTATGGGGTACATCATTTATGAAGACTAG
- a CDS encoding sensor histidine kinase, whose protein sequence is MKTSAYIKEKLYLICIAFLTSCITILFLSAINVNHEMILVVSFLFWGMVLAILIIEYLRRVGYYRRLQETLTQLDKKYLITEIMEEPLFMDGRIMYDTLKIVDKSMNDYVNSYKITQKEYKEYVEMWVHEIKTPLAAAKLIISNNPNEVTHSIYEEIEKVETYVDQALFYARSTSVEKDYAIKEMQLAPTISKVIRKHSKTFIYEKIKITLTDLDKTIYSDSKWLEFIFDQIITNALKYTPSQSGEIKIYTSEEPQMTYVHIQDNGIGIPATDLPRIFDRGFTGNNGRKNEKATGMGLYLCKTLCDKLYLKISASSVPSKGTTITIGFPASDMYRMHS, encoded by the coding sequence ATGAAGACTAGTGCCTATATTAAAGAAAAGCTATATTTGATATGCATTGCCTTTTTAACATCATGTATTACCATATTATTTCTATCCGCAATCAACGTCAATCATGAAATGATCTTGGTGGTATCTTTCCTGTTTTGGGGAATGGTGCTTGCTATTTTGATTATTGAATATCTTCGACGTGTGGGTTATTATCGTCGTCTACAAGAAACCCTTACGCAGCTGGATAAAAAATATCTTATCACTGAAATCATGGAAGAACCTCTTTTTATGGATGGAAGAATCATGTATGATACATTAAAAATTGTTGATAAAAGTATGAATGATTATGTAAACAGCTATAAGATCACACAAAAAGAATACAAGGAATATGTCGAGATGTGGGTACATGAAATTAAAACACCACTGGCTGCCGCAAAACTGATTATTTCTAATAATCCAAATGAAGTTACACATAGTATCTATGAGGAAATTGAAAAGGTGGAAACATATGTTGATCAGGCGTTATTTTACGCCCGCAGCACTTCTGTGGAAAAAGATTATGCGATCAAAGAAATGCAGCTTGCCCCAACGATTTCAAAGGTGATTCGTAAGCACTCTAAAACCTTTATCTATGAAAAAATCAAAATCACATTAACAGATCTGGATAAAACGATATACAGTGACTCTAAATGGCTGGAATTTATATTTGATCAAATTATCACCAATGCTTTAAAATATACTCCATCACAAAGTGGTGAAATAAAAATCTATACAAGTGAAGAACCACAAATGACTTATGTTCATATACAAGATAATGGTATAGGAATCCCTGCAACAGATCTGCCAAGAATCTTTGATCGTGGCTTTACTGGAAATAATGGAAGAAAGAATGAAAAAGCTACCGGTATGGGATTATATTTATGTAAAACCCTGTGTGATAAATTATATCTAAAGATTTCCGCATCCTCTGTGCCTTCAAAAGGTACCACAATCACCATTGGTTTTCCAGCAAGTGATATGTATCGAATGCATTCATAA
- a CDS encoding ABC transporter ATP-binding protein, with amino-acid sequence MKNILSVEHIEKYYGNKGNLTKAVDDISFQVDEGEFVGVMGPSGSGKTTLLNCISTIDTVTSGHIFINGSDITNIKKNNLSKFRREELGFIFQDFNLLDTLTAYENIAIALTIQKVKASEIDRRIKEVAMKLDIMEVLQKYPYQMSGGQKQRVASARALITNPSLILADEPTGALDSKSSRMLLDSMEKLNTEYNATIMMVTHDAFTASYAHRILFIKDGKIFNELIRGEDSRKEFFNRIMEVVTLLGGENGNVL; translated from the coding sequence ATGAAAAACATTTTATCAGTTGAGCATATTGAAAAGTATTATGGTAATAAAGGAAATCTGACAAAAGCTGTCGATGACATTTCTTTTCAGGTAGATGAAGGAGAATTCGTCGGTGTCATGGGACCTTCTGGTTCTGGTAAAACAACCCTATTAAACTGTATATCTACCATTGATACAGTTACCAGTGGACATATCTTCATCAATGGTTCTGATATTACAAATATCAAAAAGAATAACTTAAGCAAATTCCGTCGAGAAGAATTGGGCTTCATCTTTCAGGACTTTAATCTGTTGGATACATTAACTGCCTATGAAAACATCGCTATCGCTTTAACCATTCAAAAAGTCAAAGCCAGTGAAATCGATCGTCGTATCAAAGAAGTTGCGATGAAGCTGGATATCATGGAAGTCTTGCAGAAATATCCTTATCAAATGAGTGGTGGTCAAAAACAACGTGTCGCAAGTGCGCGTGCCTTAATCACCAACCCAAGTCTGATTCTGGCAGATGAGCCTACTGGCGCATTAGATTCTAAAAGCAGTCGTATGTTGTTAGACAGTATGGAAAAATTAAACACAGAATATAACGCAACGATCATGATGGTTACTCATGATGCATTTACCGCATCTTATGCACACCGTATTCTGTTTATCAAAGATGGTAAAATCTTTAATGAATTGATTCGTGGAGAAGATTCCCGTAAAGAATTCTTTAACCGTATCATGGAAGTTGTGACATTATTAGGAGGAGAAAACGGCAATGTACTTTAA